A window from Actinomycetota bacterium encodes these proteins:
- a CDS encoding heme o synthase encodes MVALCALAYRLPPGGVGGVAEAPRSVPALAVGRAYLQLTKPRIVILLLITTVPAMILAARAVPSPWLILATLLGGSMAAGAANAINCYLDRDIDSKMSRTRQRPLPRHAVEPGAAFRFGVVLALVSTAWLALTTNVLAAALSALAILFYVFVYTAWMKRTTPQNIVIGGAAGAIPALVGWAAVTGRVGVPALLLFGVVFLWTPPHFWALSLRYVDDYREAGVPMLPVVRGVEETTKRIVRYTAALLPMSLVLAPVAHLGPVYAVAAAGLWIWLATRALGLRRDPSLARAMRLFHTSNAYLALLFAAVAVDVLATGGSLT; translated from the coding sequence ATGGTGGCCCTGTGCGCGCTCGCCTACCGGCTGCCCCCAGGGGGCGTCGGGGGCGTCGCCGAGGCGCCTCGATCTGTCCCGGCCCTGGCCGTGGGGCGGGCGTATCTCCAGCTGACCAAGCCCCGGATCGTGATCCTGCTGCTGATCACGACCGTTCCGGCCATGATCCTGGCGGCCCGGGCCGTGCCGTCGCCCTGGCTGATCCTGGCGACGCTGCTCGGCGGATCCATGGCTGCCGGGGCGGCCAACGCGATCAACTGCTATCTCGACCGGGACATCGACTCGAAGATGAGCCGGACCAGGCAGCGGCCGCTTCCCCGTCATGCCGTCGAGCCGGGTGCCGCGTTTCGCTTCGGCGTCGTCCTCGCCCTGGTGTCCACCGCGTGGCTGGCCCTGACGACGAACGTGCTCGCTGCCGCGTTGTCGGCCCTGGCCATCCTGTTCTACGTGTTCGTGTACACGGCCTGGATGAAGAGGACCACGCCGCAGAACATCGTGATCGGCGGGGCGGCCGGGGCGATCCCGGCCCTGGTGGGATGGGCGGCGGTCACGGGGCGGGTGGGGGTTCCGGCGCTCCTGCTGTTCGGGGTGGTGTTCCTGTGGACCCCACCCCACTTCTGGGCGCTGTCGCTCCGGTACGTGGACGACTATCGGGAGGCGGGGGTTCCGATGCTGCCGGTGGTGCGGGGTGTCGAGGAGACCACGAAGCGGATCGTCCGCTACACGGCTGCCCTGTTGCCGATGAGCCTCGTCCTCGCTCCGGTCGCACATCTCGGGCCGGTCTACGCGGTTGCCGCGGCCGGCCTGTGGATCTGGCTGGCCACTCGAGCCCTGGGGCTCCGGCGGGACCCGTCCCTGGCCAGGGCCATGCGCCTGTTCCACACGTCGAATGCGTACCTCGCCCTACTGTTCGCGGCCGTCGCCGTGGACGTGCTGGCCACGGGCGGCTCGCTCACGTAG
- a CDS encoding HAMP domain-containing histidine kinase has protein sequence MSKPAERRSWTRGLKWIDLAWVVFSAANLTAMLLLAEWETVPFHFIWVSLTLLYGFRVWGVRPTLWTLGAVILTTATFIYLDVLKGAQPADELTEVPLMSAMFLAMVWHARRRQAAMDQLQRANEAIARVLDRERRFLQDASHELRTPITVALGHAELVHGSTGDPLVREDLRVVVDELTRLRRLADRLLLLAASEHPDFIRPSRIDVEPVVVETLRRWTPVPRVWVLDDVEEATVEADQDRLSLAIDALIENAVKHTTPEQQIRVSVHRRDGMAAISVADGGSGIEPPDLDRIFDRFARADLGRSREGGGFGLGLSIVKTVVEAHGGRVSVHSTPGEGSVFELLLPLVGNGHRPELTAPAQERLARS, from the coding sequence GTGTCCAAGCCGGCTGAGCGGCGGTCGTGGACGCGGGGCCTCAAGTGGATCGACCTGGCCTGGGTCGTCTTCAGCGCCGCCAACCTCACGGCGATGCTGCTGCTGGCGGAGTGGGAGACCGTCCCGTTCCACTTCATCTGGGTCAGCCTGACGCTGCTGTACGGGTTCCGGGTCTGGGGGGTCCGCCCAACCCTGTGGACCCTGGGGGCGGTGATCCTGACCACCGCGACGTTCATCTACCTCGACGTGCTGAAGGGCGCGCAGCCCGCCGACGAGCTCACCGAGGTCCCGCTGATGTCGGCCATGTTCCTGGCCATGGTGTGGCACGCCAGGCGCCGGCAGGCGGCCATGGACCAGCTCCAGCGAGCGAACGAAGCGATCGCCCGGGTCCTAGATCGGGAACGGCGGTTCCTCCAGGACGCCTCGCACGAGCTCCGGACCCCCATCACCGTCGCCCTCGGCCACGCCGAGCTCGTCCACGGGTCGACCGGCGACCCGCTGGTGCGGGAGGACCTCCGCGTCGTCGTGGACGAGCTCACCCGCCTGCGACGCCTCGCGGACCGCCTCCTGCTGCTGGCCGCCTCGGAGCATCCCGACTTCATCCGGCCGAGCCGGATCGACGTGGAGCCCGTGGTGGTGGAGACCCTCCGGCGGTGGACGCCGGTTCCACGTGTGTGGGTCCTGGACGACGTGGAGGAAGCCACGGTCGAGGCCGACCAGGACCGGCTGTCCCTCGCCATCGACGCGCTGATCGAGAACGCGGTCAAGCACACCACCCCGGAGCAGCAGATCAGGGTCTCGGTGCACCGGCGTGACGGCATGGCCGCCATCTCCGTCGCCGACGGAGGCTCCGGGATCGAACCGCCCGACCTCGACCGGATCTTCGACCGGTTCGCTCGGGCCGATCTCGGCCGGAGCAGGGAAGGCGGCGGGTTCGGGCTGGGACTCTCCATCGTGAAGACGGTGGTCGAGGCGCACGGCGGCCGGGTGTCCGTCCACAGCACTCCCGGGGAGGGAAGCGTGTTCGAGCTGCTCCTCCCGCTGGTCGGGAACGGACATCGGCCGGAGTTGACCGCCCCCGCCCAGGAGCGGCTCGCCCGGTCATGA
- the ctaD gene encoding cytochrome c oxidase subunit I yields the protein MAVTEVRPHALAPQPRGRLMGWLTTTDHKKIGILYWINSFAFFFIAGILALLMRTELARPGTQFLSAHAYNEVFTEHGTLMIFLFIFPVLSGFGNYFVPLQIGALDMAFPRVNALSFWLLPVGGLSIVGGFLAKGGAVACGWTCFAPLSLQGKTGEDLWIAGLLLVGAASILGAINFIVTILRMRAPGMSMMRMPIFCWSILATSLLVVLATPVITAGLVMLFAERHLGAVFFDPTHGGNAIYWQHIFWFFGHPEVYMLVLGAWGIVSEILPVFSGKPLFGYRGVVLAFLLITALSFTVWAHHMFVTGQVQLSFFSVTTEMISIPTGVLFFNWLATLWKGKLRLEPPMLFALGFVSMFLIGGIDGVWMASPAMDFAIHDTYWVVAHFHYVLFGGTVFGVMAGLYYWFPKITGRMMSRKLGLWHFWLQLIGFNLTFFPMHVLGLEGMPRRVADYASNRGWNLWNFMSSVGAFVIAASMAVFLVNVITTMRKPRSAPADPWGANTLEWATSSPPPPHNFDVLPPIRSERPVYDARAAVRAAEEGA from the coding sequence ATGGCCGTCACCGAGGTCCGGCCGCACGCCCTGGCACCCCAGCCCCGGGGCCGCCTGATGGGTTGGCTGACCACCACCGACCACAAGAAGATCGGCATCCTGTACTGGATCAACTCGTTCGCGTTCTTCTTCATCGCCGGGATCTTGGCCCTGCTCATGCGGACGGAGCTGGCCCGTCCCGGCACGCAGTTCCTGAGCGCCCACGCCTACAACGAGGTGTTCACGGAGCACGGGACGCTGATGATCTTCCTGTTCATCTTCCCGGTCCTGTCGGGCTTCGGGAACTACTTCGTGCCCCTCCAGATCGGGGCCCTCGACATGGCGTTCCCCCGGGTCAACGCCCTGTCGTTCTGGCTGCTCCCGGTGGGAGGGCTGTCGATCGTGGGAGGGTTCCTGGCGAAGGGCGGGGCCGTCGCGTGCGGGTGGACCTGCTTCGCGCCGCTCTCGCTCCAGGGCAAGACGGGAGAGGACCTGTGGATCGCCGGCCTGCTCCTGGTGGGTGCGGCGTCGATCCTCGGCGCGATCAACTTCATCGTGACCATCCTCAGGATGCGCGCGCCGGGGATGAGCATGATGCGGATGCCCATCTTCTGCTGGAGCATCCTGGCCACCTCGTTGCTCGTCGTCCTGGCGACCCCCGTGATCACGGCCGGCCTGGTGATGCTGTTCGCGGAGCGTCACCTGGGGGCCGTGTTCTTCGATCCTACACACGGCGGAAACGCCATCTACTGGCAGCACATCTTCTGGTTCTTCGGGCACCCCGAGGTGTACATGCTCGTCCTCGGAGCCTGGGGCATCGTGAGCGAGATCCTGCCGGTCTTCTCGGGCAAGCCGCTGTTCGGCTACCGGGGCGTGGTGCTCGCATTCCTCCTCATCACCGCCCTGTCGTTCACGGTGTGGGCCCACCACATGTTCGTGACGGGCCAGGTCCAGCTGTCGTTCTTCAGCGTGACCACGGAGATGATCTCGATCCCCACCGGGGTCCTGTTCTTCAACTGGCTGGCCACGCTGTGGAAGGGGAAGCTGCGGCTCGAGCCCCCCATGCTGTTCGCCCTGGGATTCGTCTCCATGTTCCTGATCGGGGGGATCGACGGCGTGTGGATGGCCTCCCCGGCCATGGACTTCGCCATCCACGACACGTACTGGGTGGTGGCGCACTTCCATTACGTGCTGTTCGGTGGAACCGTGTTCGGCGTGATGGCCGGCCTGTACTACTGGTTCCCCAAGATCACCGGCCGGATGATGTCCAGGAAGCTCGGCCTGTGGCACTTCTGGCTCCAGCTCATCGGATTCAACCTCACCTTCTTCCCCATGCACGTCCTGGGGCTGGAGGGCATGCCGCGGCGGGTGGCCGACTACGCCTCCAACCGGGGCTGGAACCTGTGGAACTTCATGTCCAGCGTGGGCGCGTTCGTGATCGCCGCGTCGATGGCCGTGTTCCTGGTGAACGTGATCACCACGATGCGCAAGCCGAGGTCCGCTCCGGCCGACCCGTGGGGGGCCAACACGCTGGAGTGGGCGACCTCCTCGCCGCCGCCCCCGCACAACTTCGACGTGCTGCCGCCCATCCGATCCGAGCGGCCGGTGTACGACGCGCGGGCCGCGGTGCGCGCCGCCGAGGAGGGAGCGTGA
- a CDS encoding alpha-hydroxy-acid oxidizing protein — protein sequence MSRSGEERPPITLAEYEERARATLPRMAFDYFAGGAEDEWTLGQNRAAFSRYALRPRVLVDVSSRDAATTVLGQEVSLPVLVAPTALHALADPEGEVATARAAAAAGSVMILSSLSSRTLEEVAEAGGRRWFQLYVQRDRDFTAGLVKRADAAGYSAIVLTADLPVVGARDRDVRNDFQLPGDVRYANMLVQRPPEGRGSGLAAFIGFQGDPSLSWEDVSWLRSLTGLPFVLKGVVRADDARRAVDAGFEGIVVSNHGGRQLDGAVSSMDALPEVVEAVGDAADVLVDGGVRRGSDVLKALALGARAVLVGRPVLWGLAVDGEDGVRRVLDLLRAELDVAMAIAGCRSVADATPDLVARAGG from the coding sequence ATGAGCCGCTCCGGGGAGGAGCGGCCGCCGATCACCCTCGCGGAGTACGAGGAACGGGCCCGCGCAACCCTGCCGCGCATGGCTTTCGACTACTTCGCCGGCGGCGCGGAGGACGAGTGGACCCTGGGCCAGAACCGGGCCGCCTTCTCCCGCTACGCCCTGCGTCCGCGCGTGCTGGTGGACGTGTCGTCCCGGGACGCGGCGACGACCGTCCTCGGCCAGGAGGTGTCCCTGCCGGTGCTGGTCGCGCCGACCGCGCTGCACGCCCTGGCGGATCCGGAGGGCGAGGTGGCGACGGCCCGAGCGGCCGCGGCGGCCGGCTCGGTGATGATCCTGTCCTCGCTGTCGTCGCGGACCCTCGAGGAGGTCGCCGAAGCGGGCGGGCGCCGGTGGTTCCAGCTGTACGTCCAGCGTGACCGGGACTTCACCGCCGGCCTGGTCAAGCGGGCCGACGCGGCGGGCTATTCGGCCATCGTGCTGACGGCGGACCTCCCCGTGGTCGGTGCCAGGGACCGCGACGTCCGGAACGACTTCCAGCTTCCCGGCGACGTGCGCTACGCGAACATGCTGGTGCAGCGGCCTCCGGAAGGACGGGGATCCGGCCTGGCGGCGTTCATCGGGTTCCAGGGCGATCCCTCGCTCTCGTGGGAGGACGTGTCGTGGCTTCGGTCGCTGACCGGCCTGCCCTTCGTGTTGAAGGGCGTGGTTCGGGCGGATGACGCGCGCCGGGCGGTGGACGCCGGGTTCGAGGGCATCGTGGTGTCGAACCACGGCGGGCGGCAGCTGGACGGGGCCGTCTCGTCGATGGACGCCCTTCCCGAGGTGGTGGAGGCCGTGGGAGACGCGGCCGACGTGCTGGTGGACGGGGGCGTGCGCCGGGGGTCTGACGTGCTGAAGGCGCTGGCCCTGGGGGCACGCGCGGTGCTGGTGGGCCGGCCGGTCCTGTGGGGCCTGGCCGTGGATGGAGAGGACGGGGTCCGCCGGGTGCTCGATCTGCTGCGCGCGGAGCTCGACGTCGCCATGGCCATCGCGGGTTGCCGGTCGGTGGCGGACGCCACGCCGGACCTGGTGGCGCGGGCGGGCGGCTGA
- a CDS encoding response regulator transcription factor — MARILVIDDEHRILNFVSRGLRSHGFLVDAVADAAEGLRAATTERYDLVILDLLMPHMDGVAVLTRILEVRPSQAIVVLSALGDPASKVRCLELGAEDYLAKPFSLEELVARVRARLRRTREPGKTELSAGHLRLDLIRREADSGGGPTPLAEREFLLLQHLMANAGQTMSKERLLSGVWGYFFESGSNVLDVYVGRLRRKLGADAIETVRGEGYRVQAG; from the coding sequence TTGGCTCGGATCCTCGTCATCGACGACGAGCACCGGATCCTCAACTTCGTCTCCCGCGGCCTGCGTTCCCACGGATTCCTGGTTGACGCCGTCGCCGACGCGGCCGAAGGGCTTCGCGCGGCCACCACCGAGCGCTACGACCTGGTCATCCTGGACCTGCTGATGCCCCACATGGACGGCGTGGCGGTCCTCACCCGGATCCTCGAGGTGAGGCCGTCCCAAGCCATCGTGGTCCTCTCGGCCCTGGGGGACCCGGCCTCGAAGGTGAGGTGCCTGGAGCTCGGGGCCGAGGACTATCTGGCCAAGCCGTTCTCGCTGGAGGAGCTGGTGGCCAGGGTTCGGGCCCGGCTCCGGCGGACCCGGGAGCCGGGGAAGACCGAGCTCTCGGCGGGCCACCTGCGGCTGGACCTGATCCGGCGGGAGGCCGATTCCGGTGGGGGACCCACCCCGCTCGCCGAGCGAGAGTTCCTGCTGCTCCAGCACCTCATGGCCAATGCCGGACAGACCATGTCGAAGGAGCGGCTGCTCTCGGGGGTGTGGGGCTACTTCTTCGAGTCCGGGTCGAACGTCCTGGACGTGTACGTGGGGCGGCTCAGGCGGAAGCTGGGGGCCGACGCCATCGAGACGGTCCGTGGTGAGGGGTACCGTGTCCAAGCCGGCTGA
- a CDS encoding PHP domain-containing protein, producing the protein MGGIDLHAHTSRSDGTFTPAELVRLALDRGLDVLAVTDHDTTDGLDEATEAAAGTPLEIVPGVEFSAIYEGASVHVLCYWMDRDDPALQEELQRLRDDRFRRGERMVEKLQALGYPISFERVREIAGDSSIVRPHVAQALVEAGVVATEEDAFTEEFIADGGRADVPKHALHPLDALELIRRAGGVCVLAHPGMWARQRSVPTELIEAMAEGGMAGLEADHPDHTPEQRAYYRDLAAELGLVATGASDCHGTRYDPVRLGTFTTDPLQFAALKDRAERIARS; encoded by the coding sequence ATGGGCGGCATCGACCTGCACGCGCACACCAGCCGATCTGACGGGACGTTCACGCCGGCGGAGCTGGTCCGGCTGGCCCTGGACCGGGGCCTGGACGTGCTCGCGGTCACCGACCACGACACCACCGACGGCCTGGACGAGGCGACGGAGGCGGCCGCCGGCACGCCGCTGGAGATCGTCCCCGGGGTGGAGTTCTCAGCGATCTACGAGGGAGCCAGCGTGCACGTTCTGTGCTACTGGATGGACCGCGACGACCCGGCCCTCCAGGAAGAGCTCCAGCGGCTGCGCGACGACCGGTTCCGCCGGGGCGAGCGGATGGTGGAGAAGCTCCAGGCCCTCGGCTATCCGATCTCGTTCGAGCGGGTCCGCGAGATCGCCGGCGACAGCAGCATCGTCCGGCCCCACGTGGCCCAGGCCCTCGTCGAGGCCGGCGTGGTGGCGACGGAGGAGGACGCGTTCACCGAGGAGTTCATCGCCGACGGAGGCAGAGCCGACGTGCCCAAGCACGCGCTGCACCCGCTGGACGCCCTGGAGCTCATCCGCCGGGCCGGCGGGGTGTGCGTCCTGGCTCATCCGGGGATGTGGGCGAGGCAGCGGTCCGTGCCCACCGAGCTCATCGAGGCCATGGCGGAGGGCGGCATGGCCGGCCTGGAGGCCGACCACCCGGACCACACGCCGGAGCAGCGCGCCTACTACCGGGACCTGGCGGCCGAGCTCGGCCTGGTGGCGACCGGCGCCTCCGACTGCCATGGCACACGGTACGACCCGGTGCGGCTGGGAACGTTCACCACCGACCCCCTCCAGTTCGCCGCCCTGAAGGACCGGGCCGAGCGCATCGCGCGCAGCTGA
- a CDS encoding cytochrome c oxidase assembly protein, producing MTPATFLTSWRFDPVPFALTVAAATLYLVAARRVWRTRGPSAFPRRRASFFFAGLGVLLVALESPVHAYAGRLLSVHMAQHLMITMVAAPLLVLGTPAMLALQASSRGVRRSVLLPVLHGPVGRVVGWPVLGWALFAAVMWATHVPPLYVAAVRSEAIHTLEHVAYLVAALLFWLPVVGLDPSPRRLSHPARLLYLFLSMPVTAVLGLAIYSASHVLYQPYVASTRSLGLSPLGDQHLAGALMWEGGMLVMVVALGAVLFDWLAREEREAEREDARRVHDVARATGSTPG from the coding sequence ATGACCCCAGCAACGTTCCTGACGTCGTGGAGATTCGACCCGGTGCCGTTCGCCCTGACGGTCGCGGCGGCGACCCTGTATCTGGTGGCGGCCCGGCGCGTGTGGCGGACCCGCGGTCCTTCCGCCTTTCCCCGGCGCCGGGCCAGCTTCTTCTTCGCCGGCCTGGGGGTGCTCCTGGTCGCGCTGGAGTCTCCGGTGCACGCCTACGCGGGTCGGTTGCTGTCGGTGCACATGGCCCAGCACCTGATGATCACCATGGTGGCGGCCCCGTTGCTGGTCCTGGGCACCCCGGCCATGCTCGCGCTCCAGGCATCCTCACGTGGCGTGCGCCGCTCGGTGCTCCTGCCCGTGCTGCACGGTCCCGTGGGAAGGGTGGTGGGCTGGCCGGTGCTCGGGTGGGCCCTGTTCGCGGCGGTGATGTGGGCCACGCACGTGCCCCCGTTGTACGTCGCCGCGGTCCGAAGCGAGGCCATCCACACGCTCGAGCACGTGGCGTACCTGGTGGCGGCCCTGCTGTTCTGGCTGCCGGTGGTGGGGCTCGATCCCAGCCCGCGGCGGCTGTCGCATCCGGCCCGCCTGCTGTACCTGTTCCTGTCCATGCCGGTGACGGCGGTCCTCGGGCTGGCCATCTACAGCGCGAGCCACGTCCTGTACCAGCCCTACGTCGCGAGCACACGCTCGCTCGGGCTGTCGCCTCTGGGCGACCAGCATCTGGCCGGGGCTCTGATGTGGGAGGGAGGGATGCTCGTCATGGTCGTGGCCCTCGGCGCCGTGCTGTTCGACTGGCTGGCTCGTGAGGAGCGGGAAGCCGAGCGCGAGGACGCCCGGCGGGTCCATGACGTCGCTCGAGCCACGGGGTCGACCCCGGGATGA
- a CDS encoding cytochrome c oxidase subunit 3: MDARADERAVRGTSSPVLGMVLFVASEAMFFAAFFAVYAIDYSSSRIWPPRGIVVPSLALPSVATALIAASSVSVQLGRRAIRRGDVGALNRWVGATLLLGVGFAVLQLAGYSQVDFGISAGVFGSLFYMMTGIALAHVVGGVVFLVMVLTRSMTGQLTMIRHDSAEAAAIYWHFVVVVSIAIYLAFFVLASVSTKGP, translated from the coding sequence GTGGACGCGAGAGCCGACGAGCGCGCGGTCCGGGGCACCAGCAGCCCGGTCCTGGGAATGGTGCTGTTCGTGGCCTCGGAGGCCATGTTCTTCGCGGCCTTCTTCGCCGTCTACGCCATCGACTACTCCTCCTCCCGGATCTGGCCGCCTCGCGGCATCGTCGTCCCGTCGCTGGCCCTTCCGTCCGTGGCCACCGCCCTCATCGCCGCCAGCAGCGTGTCGGTGCAGCTCGGGCGAAGGGCCATCCGCCGCGGGGACGTCGGGGCCCTGAACCGGTGGGTGGGGGCCACGCTTCTGCTGGGGGTGGGGTTCGCGGTCCTCCAGCTGGCCGGCTACTCCCAGGTCGACTTCGGGATCTCCGCGGGCGTGTTCGGCTCCCTGTTCTACATGATGACCGGGATCGCCCTGGCCCACGTGGTGGGCGGCGTCGTCTTCCTGGTGATGGTCCTGACGCGGTCGATGACCGGCCAGCTCACCATGATCCGCCACGATTCCGCGGAGGCGGCCGCCATCTACTGGCATTTCGTGGTGGTGGTGTCGATCGCCATCTACCTGGCGTTCTTCGTCCTGGCCTCCGTCTCCACGAAGGGGCCATGA
- a CDS encoding cytochrome c oxidase subunit 4, which produces MSLYARIALGLAVFLGVAGVVYAVASHEYVGTSLLLIATACFAFLGLYVRRAVRAAAAESRADSAEKAEEPHIAPTIWPFVFSLAAVGLALGAIVSRWLIPVGAALFVAAGVGWFLDVGRQWGHGRQR; this is translated from the coding sequence GTGAGCCTGTACGCTCGGATCGCGCTCGGGCTGGCGGTGTTCCTCGGCGTCGCCGGCGTCGTCTACGCGGTGGCGTCGCACGAGTACGTCGGGACGTCGCTGCTCCTCATCGCCACCGCCTGTTTCGCGTTCCTGGGGTTGTACGTGCGTCGGGCCGTCAGGGCGGCAGCCGCCGAATCGAGAGCGGACTCGGCCGAGAAGGCCGAGGAGCCTCACATCGCGCCGACCATCTGGCCGTTCGTGTTCTCGCTGGCCGCGGTGGGGCTGGCGCTCGGCGCCATCGTCAGCCGCTGGCTGATCCCGGTGGGGGCAGCACTGTTCGTCGCGGCGGGAGTCGGTTGGTTCCTGGACGTGGGCCGGCAGTGGGGCCACGGGCGGCAGCGATGA
- a CDS encoding acyl-CoA dehydrogenase family protein — translation MDFELTPEQELVRRTAREFAEREIAPFARDWDREERMDRAIVGKLAAVGFLGAPIPEEHGGMGLDNLSYCLVVEEIGKADSSVRGVISVNVGLVAKTVLKWGNEEQKREWLPRLCSGEALGCFALTEPGRGSDAAGLEARAERERDGDGEGDEGDADADAWRISGSKMFITNGSWAGVALVFARTGGPGPKGVTAFLVPTGSEGFEAREVRGKLGLRAQDTAELHLDGVRVPDANRLGGEGEGFAVAMSALDNGRMSLAAGCVGIAQGCLEASIAYARDRQQFDRPIARFQLVQELIADMAVETEAARMLVWRVAALADAGKPHRLESSYAKYFASEVAVRAANAALQIHGGYGYIDEFPVGKYLRDARVTTLYEGTSQIQKLLIGRALTGESAFT, via the coding sequence GTGGACTTCGAGCTCACGCCGGAGCAGGAGCTGGTCCGACGGACCGCCCGGGAGTTCGCGGAGCGGGAGATCGCCCCGTTCGCCCGGGACTGGGACCGGGAGGAGCGGATGGACCGGGCCATCGTCGGGAAGCTGGCCGCGGTGGGGTTCCTGGGCGCGCCCATCCCCGAGGAGCACGGCGGGATGGGCCTGGACAACCTGTCCTATTGCCTGGTGGTGGAGGAGATCGGGAAGGCGGACTCGAGCGTCCGCGGCGTGATCTCGGTGAACGTCGGGCTGGTGGCCAAGACCGTCCTGAAGTGGGGGAACGAGGAGCAGAAGCGGGAATGGCTGCCTCGGTTGTGCTCGGGCGAGGCGCTGGGGTGCTTCGCCCTGACGGAGCCCGGGCGGGGCTCCGATGCGGCCGGCCTGGAGGCCCGGGCCGAACGCGAACGCGACGGTGACGGCGAGGGCGACGAGGGCGACGCCGACGCCGACGCCTGGCGCATCAGCGGCTCGAAGATGTTCATCACGAACGGGTCGTGGGCGGGCGTCGCGCTCGTGTTCGCCCGCACCGGCGGGCCCGGTCCGAAGGGCGTCACGGCCTTCCTCGTTCCCACCGGCTCGGAGGGCTTCGAGGCCCGTGAGGTCCGCGGGAAGCTCGGGCTGCGGGCCCAGGACACCGCCGAGCTGCACCTGGACGGCGTCCGGGTCCCCGACGCGAACCGGCTGGGGGGTGAGGGCGAGGGGTTCGCCGTGGCCATGTCCGCGCTGGACAACGGCCGCATGTCGCTGGCAGCCGGGTGCGTGGGGATCGCCCAGGGCTGCCTGGAGGCCAGCATCGCGTACGCACGCGACCGCCAGCAGTTCGACCGGCCCATCGCCCGGTTCCAGCTGGTGCAGGAGCTCATCGCCGACATGGCAGTGGAGACGGAAGCGGCCCGGATGCTGGTGTGGCGGGTGGCGGCGCTGGCCGACGCCGGGAAGCCCCACCGGCTGGAGTCGTCGTACGCCAAGTACTTCGCCAGCGAGGTCGCCGTCCGCGCCGCCAACGCCGCTCTCCAGATCCATGGCGGGTACGGCTACATCGACGAGTTCCCCGTGGGGAAGTACCTCCGCGACGCCCGCGTGACCACGCTGTACGAGGGCACAAGCCAGATCCAGAAGCTCCTCATCGGCCGAGCGCTCACCGGCGAGAGCGCGTTCACCTGA